ATATGGGACATTAACGAGGGTATTGATTATGCGTGCAGAACACACGCCAAAAAGCCTATGGATAAAAGATAAGGATATATAGGGGTAACCGTAACATAGCTGCTATTTCACCCAATAAAACTTCCGTTTTTATAAATGGAACTGGAATAATGCTCACTGAACCGGAAAACTCTTCATCACACTCCAATATTCCTTTTCTATGTCTGCTAGACTTAAATCTTGATAAATGCTTAAACTCTCCCGATTTTTATGTCCGCTGATGAGTTGAATTTTTGCATCAACAATACCTTTACTTGTAAGATAGGTTAGAATCTGATGACGGAAAAGATGCGGATGTAGGGAATAATCTAAAACGACCCAAAAAGAATAATTTAGGGTGCCCAAAAAGTGGTTGAAGATGAGAAGTATCCCTTGTTCGTATCAAGAGCATAGGTAAGAGATATGTGGAGTAAAAACAGTCTATTTTGACTTATGTTTTTTAAGTAATCGATAAGAACTCCCTTCAAAGGTAATAAGTTTCCCATTAAAACTCAATCTATCAAGAATAGCAGAAGCGGCAGGGCCGCTGAAGATAGATCCCCAATCTTTAGGAACAAGATTAGTGGTAACAATAGTAGGAAGAATTTCGGTTCTTTTAGAGATAATCTGAAATATGATATCAGTATCTTCCTTTTTGTGATAAGTATACCCGAGTTCATCGATACATAAGACTCGTACCTTGGCATAGTAATCAATCTTGGAAGCAGTAGTGATAGCCTTTTTGATTTTGGAGCAGAGATCAAATGCAGATATGTAGATAGTTGAATACCCCTGCATGATAGCTTCATAACAAAGAGAAGCGGCTATATGAGATTTACCCAAACCTGTGTCCCCAATAAGAACAAGATTATGAGCTTGTTCAATCCATGGTGAGTTATGGAATGCAAGGATATCAGCTTTAGCAATCTTAGAATTAAAATGCCAATCAAACTGACTCAATATTTTTACCTGTCTTATCCCTGACATTCTGAGAAGTCTTTTGATTTTATGTTGTTTTTGATACTCTTTTTCTGTGGCAAGGAAATCAGCAATAACCTCATGGGTATCAGGCTGTATTTCTTTTATTGGTGTTTTAAATGCCAGTTCCCCTAAAAGGTCTTCAAGATTTTTCTGTTTCGTCATCGTACACCTCCAGTGATCTGGGTTGATAAGAGATATTTAAAAGCTCAGATTTTTGCGGTTGGACCACTTCTGCATTTTCTGCCGGTTCTAGATTGAGATAAGAAAGAAAGGTTTTAAGCCTGGGGCTTTTTCTTTGCAGGCACTCCTTAACGATGCCTACAATAATGGTTCTGGATTCTTTCTTTAGCAGTTTAAATATCTGTAAAGCAGTTTGTTGAGGATCTTCACCACAGGATTGATTTTTGAGGAGGAACTCAGCTACTGACGGGTCAAGACCCTTTATCACTTCATAGACACGCTGCATTTTAGCTTTAGCAGACAAATGCGAATAACTGCGATGAAGAGGATTGGTAACCTGTTTATGTTTCCGGAAATCTCTTAGGTGACAAGCAACCCTTTTGTCCCCATCATATATCATGACCAAGGTGGGCGTGGAATGAACAGATAAAGATTTTCCCCTCAGGTAATCAGGAACAGAATATGCATTTGTATCAAAATCCATCATAGCAGTTTTGGTTGTTTTAACAGGTAGATGAATAGATACATTTTTCCACGGTATTGCCGGGAGCGCTTTAAGTTTTTCTTCTTTCAATAAATCAATCGGCTTTTGTCTTGTGGCTCTATGCATGGCCTGATTCTTTTTCTCTACCCATTCATATAATCCCTGATTCATAGTTTTCATGGAAGAATAATTGTCTGCGTTAAAGAATGTCTCTCTGAGTGTACGAATAGCTCGTTCCACTCTGCCTTTTTCATTTCCTCTGGCAGGATTACATAGCCGTATCTGGATACCATAATGGCGGCAGAATTCTAAGAAGCGAGGATTATGCCGCAGCTCTGGCTTTAGCTTTAACACTACAGATTTGAGGTTGTCGTACAGCAGCGTATGAGGTGTGCCGTTAAGAGCTTTAAATGCCTTGAGATGACCTTCAATAAAGAATTCAAATGAATGACGGGGGAATAAATGAGCAAACAGATATCGTGAGTAGCTCAGGATGAGGATAAAACCGGCAAGTTTGCCAAGTGTTTTGTGATGGACAAAAAACCAGTCTACCTGCCCTTCTTCACCAGGCAGAAAATTAAGCTGCTGATAAACCCTCTCCTTCTTCTTGCGAAAAGATTTGGTATGCTGGGCTACACTGGGATAACTTGTTATTACTCCTCTTTCTCTCAGCCATTCATAAACCTGGCATGCCTTGAGAGACGGATATTCTATAAACCAGCTGGCAATTAGAGAACGGTACTTATCCAGAGAAGATCCCCTGTTTCTTTCCTGATATTCTCCTCTATATATTCTGGATGCTTTTTTTCGCGAAATGCCCGTCTGATCTGCAATCTGATAGAAACTTAATTTCGTAACATCGCGTAAATACAATATCCTCTGTCTTAACTCTTCCATTGTTTGCGCCTCTCCTTTATGTTTAGATTGTAATTGGCAGCTCTAAAACCTGATATACTCCGCCTCGATATGCAATAAATTTCTTCTGTGCTAATCCCTCTCTTGCTTTCTCAATAAATCTCACACTCAATTTCAAAAGATCTCCCATCCGCTCAGAACTGTAAAAACTTATTCCTTGTCTATTTCCCACTGCAATCAGAAAAAGATAAAGCAGTATCTCAGTAGTATCCAGAAGATCAATATATCTTCCGTTAATAAACCGATGCTCTATTTGGCTGAAACTACCTCTAATTCTGCGAACCCTGTCAGAATCAATCAGATCTGGCCTTGACCTATTATGTCTCATGGTAATTAAAGCCTAACATGGGACA
This is a stretch of genomic DNA from Syntrophales bacterium. It encodes these proteins:
- a CDS encoding ATP-binding protein — encoded protein: MTKQKNLEDLLGELAFKTPIKEIQPDTHEVIADFLATEKEYQKQHKIKRLLRMSGIRQVKILSQFDWHFNSKIAKADILAFHNSPWIEQAHNLVLIGDTGLGKSHIAASLCYEAIMQGYSTIYISAFDLCSKIKKAITTASKIDYYAKVRVLCIDELGYTYHKKEDTDIIFQIISKRTEILPTIVTTNLVPKDWGSIFSGPAASAILDRLSFNGKLITFEGSSYRLLKKHKSK
- the istA gene encoding IS21 family transposase, which translates into the protein MEELRQRILYLRDVTKLSFYQIADQTGISRKKASRIYRGEYQERNRGSSLDKYRSLIASWFIEYPSLKACQVYEWLRERGVITSYPSVAQHTKSFRKKKERVYQQLNFLPGEEGQVDWFFVHHKTLGKLAGFILILSYSRYLFAHLFPRHSFEFFIEGHLKAFKALNGTPHTLLYDNLKSVVLKLKPELRHNPRFLEFCRHYGIQIRLCNPARGNEKGRVERAIRTLRETFFNADNYSSMKTMNQGLYEWVEKKNQAMHRATRQKPIDLLKEEKLKALPAIPWKNVSIHLPVKTTKTAMMDFDTNAYSVPDYLRGKSLSVHSTPTLVMIYDGDKRVACHLRDFRKHKQVTNPLHRSYSHLSAKAKMQRVYEVIKGLDPSVAEFLLKNQSCGEDPQQTALQIFKLLKKESRTIIVGIVKECLQRKSPRLKTFLSYLNLEPAENAEVVQPQKSELLNISYQPRSLEVYDDETEKS